From the genome of Gorilla gorilla gorilla isolate KB3781 chromosome 4, NHGRI_mGorGor1-v2.1_pri, whole genome shotgun sequence, one region includes:
- the PFN3 gene encoding profilin-3, whose amino-acid sequence MGDWKVYISAVLRDQRIDDVAIVGHADNSCVWASRPGGLLAAISPQEVGVLTGPDRHTFLQAGLSVGGRRCCVIRDHLLADGDGVLDARTKGLDARAVCVGRAPRALLVLMGRRGVHGGILNKTVHELIRGLRMRGA is encoded by the coding sequence ATGGGCGACTGGAAGGTCTACATCAGTGCAGTGCTGCGGGACCAGCGCATCGACGACGTGGCCATCGTGGGCCATGCGGACAACAGCTGCGTGTGGGCTTCGCGGCCCGGGGGCCTGCTGGCGGCCATCTCGCCGCAGGAGGTGGGCGTGCTCACGGGGCCGGACAGGCACACCTTCCTGCAGGCGGGCCTGAGCGTGGGGGGCCGCCGCTGCTGCGTCATCCGCGACCACCTGCTGGCCGACGGTGATGGCGTGCTGGACGCACGCACCAAGGGGCTGGACGCGCGCGCCGTGTGCGTGGGCCGTGCGCCGCGCGCGCTCCTGGTGCTCATGGGCCGACGCGGCGTACATGGGGGCATCCTCAACAAGACGGTGCACGAACTCATACGCGGGCTGCGCATGCGGGGCGCCTAG